In Dama dama isolate Ldn47 chromosome X, ASM3311817v1, whole genome shotgun sequence, one genomic interval encodes:
- the FHL1 gene encoding four and a half LIM domains protein 1 isoform X3: protein MASHRHSGPSSYKVGTMAEKFDCHYCRDNLQGKKYVQKDGHHCCLKCFDKFCANTCVECRKPIGADSKEVHYKNRYWHDTCFRCSKCLQPLASETFVAKDNKILCNKCTTREDNPKCKGCFKPIVAGDQNVEYKGTVWHKDCFTCSNCKQVIGTGSFFPKGEDFYCVTCHETKFAKHCVKCNKAITSGGITYQDQPWHAECFVCVTCSKKLAGQRFTAVEDQYYCVDCYKNFVAKKCAGCKNPITGKRTVSRVSHPVSKARKPPVCHGKRLPLTLFPSANLRGRHPGGERTCPSWVVVLYRKNRSLAAPRGPGLVKAPVWWPMKDNPGTTTASTAKNAP, encoded by the exons GTCCTTCCAGCTATAAAGTAGGCACCATGGCTGAGAAGTTCGACTGCCACTACTGCAGGGACAACCTGCAGGGGAAGAAGTACGTGCAGAAGGACGGCCACCACTGCTGCCTCAAGTGCTTCGACAAGTTCTGCGCCAACACGTGTGTGGAGTGCCGCAAGCCCATCGGCGCCGACTCCAAG GAGGTGCACTACAAGAACCGCTACTGGCACGACACCTGCTTCCGCTGCTCCAAGTGCCTCCAGCCCTTGGCCAGTGAGACCTTCGTGGCCAAGGACAACAAGATCCTGTGCAACAAGTGCACCACTCGGGAGGACAACCCCAAGTGCAAGGGCTGCTTCAAGCCCATCGTAGCAG GAGATCAGAACGTGGAGTACAAGGGCACTGTCTGGCACAAGGACTGCTTCACCTGCAGCAACTGCAAGCAAGTCATCGGGACAGGAAGCTTCTTCCCTAAAGGGGAGGACTTCTACTGCGTGACTTGCCACGAGACCAAGTTTGCCAAGCACTGCGTGAAGTGCAACAAG GCCATCACATCTGGAGGAATCACTTACCAGGATCAGCCCTGGCATGCCGAGTGCTTTGTGTGTGTTACCTGCTCTAAGAAGCTGGCTGGGCAGCGTTTCACCGCTGTGGAGGACCAGTATTACTGCGTGGATTGCTACAAGAACTTTGTGGCCAAGAAGTGTGCTGGATGCAAGAACCCAATCACTG GGAAAAGGACTGTGTCAAGAGTGAGCCACCCAGTCTCTAAAGCTAGGAAGCCCCCAGTGTGCCACGGGAAACGCTTGCCTCTCACCCTGTTTCCCAGCGCCAACCTCCGGGGCAGGCATCCGGGTGGAGAGAGGACTTGTCCCTCGTGGGTGGTGGTTCTTTATAGAAAAAATCGAAGCTTAGCAGCTCCTCGAGGCCCG GGTTTGGTAAAGGCTCCAGTGTGGTGGCCTATGAAGGACAATCCTGGCACGACTACTGCTTCCACTGCAAAAAATGCTCCGTGA
- the FHL1 gene encoding four and a half LIM domains protein 1 isoform X1, producing MASHRHSGPSSYKVGTMAEKFDCHYCRDNLQGKKYVQKDGHHCCLKCFDKFCANTCVECRKPIGADSKEVHYKNRYWHDTCFRCSKCLQPLASETFVAKDNKILCNKCTTREDNPKCKGCFKPIVAGDQNVEYKGTVWHKDCFTCSNCKQVIGTGSFFPKGEDFYCVTCHETKFAKHCVKCNKAITSGGITYQDQPWHAECFVCVTCSKKLAGQRFTAVEDQYYCVDCYKNFVAKKCAGCKNPITGFGKGSSVVAYEGQSWHDYCFHCKKCSVNLANKRFVFHQEQVYCPDCAKKL from the exons GTCCTTCCAGCTATAAAGTAGGCACCATGGCTGAGAAGTTCGACTGCCACTACTGCAGGGACAACCTGCAGGGGAAGAAGTACGTGCAGAAGGACGGCCACCACTGCTGCCTCAAGTGCTTCGACAAGTTCTGCGCCAACACGTGTGTGGAGTGCCGCAAGCCCATCGGCGCCGACTCCAAG GAGGTGCACTACAAGAACCGCTACTGGCACGACACCTGCTTCCGCTGCTCCAAGTGCCTCCAGCCCTTGGCCAGTGAGACCTTCGTGGCCAAGGACAACAAGATCCTGTGCAACAAGTGCACCACTCGGGAGGACAACCCCAAGTGCAAGGGCTGCTTCAAGCCCATCGTAGCAG GAGATCAGAACGTGGAGTACAAGGGCACTGTCTGGCACAAGGACTGCTTCACCTGCAGCAACTGCAAGCAAGTCATCGGGACAGGAAGCTTCTTCCCTAAAGGGGAGGACTTCTACTGCGTGACTTGCCACGAGACCAAGTTTGCCAAGCACTGCGTGAAGTGCAACAAG GCCATCACATCTGGAGGAATCACTTACCAGGATCAGCCCTGGCATGCCGAGTGCTTTGTGTGTGTTACCTGCTCTAAGAAGCTGGCTGGGCAGCGTTTCACCGCTGTGGAGGACCAGTATTACTGCGTGGATTGCTACAAGAACTTTGTGGCCAAGAAGTGTGCTGGATGCAAGAACCCAATCACTG GGTTTGGTAAAGGCTCCAGTGTGGTGGCCTATGAAGGACAATCCTGGCACGACTACTGCTTCCACTGCAAAAAATGCTCCGTGAATCTGGCCAACAAGCGCTTTGTTTTCCACCAGGAGCAAGTGTATTGCCCCGACTGTGCCAAAAAGCTGTAA
- the FHL1 gene encoding four and a half LIM domains protein 1 isoform X2, whose product MAEKFDCHYCRDNLQGKKYVQKDGHHCCLKCFDKFCANTCVECRKPIGADSKEVHYKNRYWHDTCFRCSKCLQPLASETFVAKDNKILCNKCTTREDNPKCKGCFKPIVAGDQNVEYKGTVWHKDCFTCSNCKQVIGTGSFFPKGEDFYCVTCHETKFAKHCVKCNKAITSGGITYQDQPWHAECFVCVTCSKKLAGQRFTAVEDQYYCVDCYKNFVAKKCAGCKNPITGFGKGSSVVAYEGQSWHDYCFHCKKCSVNLANKRFVFHQEQVYCPDCAKKL is encoded by the exons ATGGCTGAGAAGTTCGACTGCCACTACTGCAGGGACAACCTGCAGGGGAAGAAGTACGTGCAGAAGGACGGCCACCACTGCTGCCTCAAGTGCTTCGACAAGTTCTGCGCCAACACGTGTGTGGAGTGCCGCAAGCCCATCGGCGCCGACTCCAAG GAGGTGCACTACAAGAACCGCTACTGGCACGACACCTGCTTCCGCTGCTCCAAGTGCCTCCAGCCCTTGGCCAGTGAGACCTTCGTGGCCAAGGACAACAAGATCCTGTGCAACAAGTGCACCACTCGGGAGGACAACCCCAAGTGCAAGGGCTGCTTCAAGCCCATCGTAGCAG GAGATCAGAACGTGGAGTACAAGGGCACTGTCTGGCACAAGGACTGCTTCACCTGCAGCAACTGCAAGCAAGTCATCGGGACAGGAAGCTTCTTCCCTAAAGGGGAGGACTTCTACTGCGTGACTTGCCACGAGACCAAGTTTGCCAAGCACTGCGTGAAGTGCAACAAG GCCATCACATCTGGAGGAATCACTTACCAGGATCAGCCCTGGCATGCCGAGTGCTTTGTGTGTGTTACCTGCTCTAAGAAGCTGGCTGGGCAGCGTTTCACCGCTGTGGAGGACCAGTATTACTGCGTGGATTGCTACAAGAACTTTGTGGCCAAGAAGTGTGCTGGATGCAAGAACCCAATCACTG GGTTTGGTAAAGGCTCCAGTGTGGTGGCCTATGAAGGACAATCCTGGCACGACTACTGCTTCCACTGCAAAAAATGCTCCGTGAATCTGGCCAACAAGCGCTTTGTTTTCCACCAGGAGCAAGTGTATTGCCCCGACTGTGCCAAAAAGCTGTAA